A single window of Rana temporaria chromosome 1, aRanTem1.1, whole genome shotgun sequence DNA harbors:
- the HMGCS1 gene encoding hydroxymethylglutaryl-CoA synthase, cytoplasmic, translating to MPGSLPATAEASWPKDVGIVALEIYFPSQYVDQEELEKFDGVSAGKYTIGLGQSKMGFCSDREDINSLCLTVVQKLMERNNLSYDCIGRLEVGTETIIDKSKSVKTVLMQLFEESGNTDVEGIDTTNACYGGTAALFNAVNWVESSSWDGRYALVVAGDIAVYATGSARPTGGAGAVAMLVGPNATLVLERGVRGTHMQHAYDFYKPDMVSEYPVVDGKLSIQCYLSALDRCYSTFSRKIKEQWQKEGNDQPFTLEDFGFMIFHSPYCKLVQKSLARLLLNDFINESTPNTESGIYTGLDSFRDVKLENTYFDRDVEKAFLKASSDMFNRKTKASLLVSRENGNMYTPSVYGCLASVIAQHSPQELAGQRIGVFSYGSGFAATLYSIRVTQDATPGSSLDRLTSSLSDLKARLDSRRNVSPSVFADNMKLREDTHHLASYIPQGSVDDLFSGTWYLVRVDEKHRRYYACTSALNDGPLEAALESVHSTNANELFPSPAKKVPRIPTASEAEAISVSNGEH from the exons ATGCCTGGATCCCTTCCTGCCACCGCTGAAGCCTCCTGGCCTAAGGATGTCGGTATTGTTGCCTTGGAGATTTACTTCCCATCTCAGTATGTTGATCAGGAGGAGCTGGAGAAGTTTGATGGGGTCAGTGCTGGAAAATACACCATCGGTTTGGGCCAGTCCAAGATGGGCTTCTGCTCAGACAGAGAGGACATTAACTCGCTGTGTCTCACTGTGGTCCAGAAGCTGATGGAGAGGAACAACCTTTCCTATGACTGCATTGGAAGATTAGAAGTGGGAACAGAGACAATCATTGACAAGTCCAAGTCGGTAAAGACTGTTCTCATGCAACTGTTTGAAGAGTCTGGAAACACAGATGTTGAAGGCATAGACACCACAAAcgcatgctatgggggcactgctgCTCTCTTCAATGCTGTCAACTGGGTGGAGTCAAGTTCATGGGACG GACGCTATGCGTTGGTGGTCGCTGGAGACATTGCTGTGTACGCCACAGGAAGTGCCAGGCCAACTGGTGGAGCCGGAGCTGTTGCAATGCTTGTGGGTCCAAATGCCACTCTCGTTTTAGAAAGAG GTGTACGTGGAACACACATGCAGCATGCTTATGACTTCTACAAGCCTGACATGGTGTCTGAATATCCTGTTGTGGATGGGAAATTATCCATCCAGTGCTATCTGAGTGCGCTGGACCGCTGCTATTCCACCTTCAGCAGGAAGATCAAAGAACAATGGCAGAAAG AGGGAAACGATCAACCATTCACCCTGGAAGATTTTGGCTTCATGATCTTTCACTCTCCATACTGCAAGCTGGTCCAGAAGTCTCTTGCACGCTTGTTGCTCAATGACTTTATTAATGAGTCCACCCCTAACACAGAGAGCGGCATATATACTGGCTTGGACTCCTTCCG GGATGTAAAGCTGGAGAACACGTACTTTGACAGAGATGTAGAGAAGGCTTTTCTGAAGGCTAGCTCTGATATGTTCAACCGTAAGACAAAGGCGTCACTGCTGGTGTCCCGGGAGAACGGAAACATGTACACACCTTCTGTGTATGGCTGCCTGGCCTCTGTGATCGCTCA ACATTCTCCCCAGGAGCTGGCCGGACAGAGGATCGGGGTCTTCTCATATGGCTCTGGCTTTGCTGCTACATTGTACTCTATAAGAGTTACTCAAGATGCCACGCCTG GCTCCTCTCTGGACAGACTGACATCCAGCCTGTCGGATCTGAAAGCAAGACTGGACTCCAGGAGGAACGTTTCCCCCAGCGTGTTTGCTGACAACATGAAGCTAAGAGAGGATACTCATCATTTAG CAAGCTACATACCCCAGGGCTCAGTGGATGACCTGTTTTCTGGTACATGGTACTTGGTGCGGGTGGACGAGAAGCACAGGAGGTATTACGCATGTACCTCCGCCCTGAATGATGGACCCCTGGAGGCAGCTCTAGAATCCGTCCATTCAACCAATGCTAACGAG CTCTTCCCAAGTCCTGCTAAGAAAGTGCCAAGAATCCCCACAGCATCAGAAGCTGAGGCCATCTCTGTGAGCAACGGAGAGCACTGA